CCCGTCCTGCAATTACATTCGACCTGCTGTTCAGGTACTTGAAGCATGTGGGTTATAAAGTAAGGTACGTGCGTAATATCACTGATGTAGGCCATCTGGAACATGATGCAGATGAAGGGGAAGATAAGATTGCCCTGAAGGCTCGCCTTGAGCAACTTGAACCTATGGAGGTAGTTCAACGGTATACCAACAACTACCATCATGATATGGAACTGCTGAATGTACTTCCTCCCAGCATTGAACCCAGGGCTTCCGGCCATATCATTGAGCAGCAGGCCATGGTTCAGAAAATACTTGATAATGGATATGCCTATATTTCCAACGGTTCTGTATATTTTGACGTGGAAAAATACAACCAGAAATATCATTACGGAAAACTTTCAGGCCGTGTACTTGATGATTTGATGGAATACACGCGAGAACTTTCCGGGCAGGAAGAGAAACATAACAGTTACGATTTTGCTTTATGGAAAAAAGCTGATCCCAAACATATCATGCACTGGCCTTCCAAATGGAGCGAAGGATTCCCGGGCTGGCACCTCGAATGCTCGGTGATGAGCACCAAATATCTGGGTAATTATTTTGATATTCATGGAGGCGGCATGGATCTTTTGTTTCCGCATCACGAATGTGAGATTGCCCAAACAGTGGCTGCTACAGGTAAAGAGTCGGTGAAGTACTGGATACACAACAATATGATTACCATCAACGGACAGAAGATGGGTAAATCATTGGGTAATTTTATTACCCTCGATGAGTTGTTCAGTGGAAATCATAAGCTTCTGCAACAGGCATACAGCCCGATGACCATCCGTTTTTTTATTTTGCAGGCCCATTACCGCAGTACGCTGGATTTTTCCAATGAAGCATTACAGGCTGCCCAGAAGGGCATGGATAGGCTTTTTGAAGCTTATCATACATTGGATAAGTTGTCCCTTTCTAAAGTTGCTACGGTTCATCCTGAAGAGCTGGAGCAAAAATGTGCTGATGCCATGAATGACGATCTCAACAGTCCGATGGTTATTGCACATCTTTTTGATGCCGTGAAGACAATCAATTCCATTTATGCCGGGAATGAAAGCATTGATGCTGCCGGGCTCGCAAAGATGAAAGAAATTTTCAATACTTATATTTTCGACCTGTTGGGTTTAAAAGAAGAAAAAGCCGGGAGCGAAAACAATCAGCTGACTAGCGATTTAATCGAATTGCTGCTTAATCTGCGCATGAATGCAAAAGCAGCCAAGGATTTTGCCACATCCGACAAAATCAGGGCAGAGCTCAACCGACTGGGGGTTGAGGTAAAGGATAAAAAAGACGGATTCGAATGGAAAATTCTTTAAATAATCAGGGTTCAAAATCTGAAAGCGGAGAAGCTTTTCAATATAAACGCTTTATCACACGGGAGGTAAATATTG
The sequence above is drawn from the Bacteroidota bacterium genome and encodes:
- the cysS gene encoding cysteine--tRNA ligase; protein product: MGSTLFLYNTLSRKKEEFVPVHAPHVGMYVCGPTVYGDAHLGHARPAITFDLLFRYLKHVGYKVRYVRNITDVGHLEHDADEGEDKIALKARLEQLEPMEVVQRYTNNYHHDMELLNVLPPSIEPRASGHIIEQQAMVQKILDNGYAYISNGSVYFDVEKYNQKYHYGKLSGRVLDDLMEYTRELSGQEEKHNSYDFALWKKADPKHIMHWPSKWSEGFPGWHLECSVMSTKYLGNYFDIHGGGMDLLFPHHECEIAQTVAATGKESVKYWIHNNMITINGQKMGKSLGNFITLDELFSGNHKLLQQAYSPMTIRFFILQAHYRSTLDFSNEALQAAQKGMDRLFEAYHTLDKLSLSKVATVHPEELEQKCADAMNDDLNSPMVIAHLFDAVKTINSIYAGNESIDAAGLAKMKEIFNTYIFDLLGLKEEKAGSENNQLTSDLIELLLNLRMNAKAAKDFATSDKIRAELNRLGVEVKDKKDGFEWKIL